A segment of the Lycium ferocissimum isolate CSIRO_LF1 chromosome 5, AGI_CSIRO_Lferr_CH_V1, whole genome shotgun sequence genome:
AACTTCAGTCATATGAAATTTCAGACAATTTTATCTGAATTAGGCTTGAAACGCGTGTCTGAAGTTGTTTTGAAGTGGATAGACGTGTGaaaatttataaacttttctTCCTCTTCCCTCCTTTTCCTCTTCCTCCTCTACTTCAAGTCATCAAATTTGTGAGTTGTTTGAGGAGATGTTGCTTGAGAATTGACCATGCATTTAATATCAGTTAGGTGCATGACCGGTATATAACATGTAAACCTAGTTTCGGTGTTGCTCATGCAACTTTGTCGCAAAAGGTTGTATAGTGAACTCTGTGGAACTTTGAAGTGTTAATTTTATTAAACAAAAGTAGCACTAAGGATGTACTTTAAAGCTATCATtagctttattttcttaattaaatttCGGCTGATTAGGACGAAGTTTTTAATCTTAGCCAGTATATTTTGAACAGTTCCGGTAGGTAGGGTGTACTGTTTAAAGAATTGCTAAGCTGAATATAAAATGCGAAAAGCAATCAGGTTTTTCCACTCAaggggagaaagaaaaaaaacagaagaaaaGGTGGTTGCTCATATAATTGTTACATATAGACAAAAGTCTTATTAATAGAAATTTATGCATAATGGTCGGCTACTTGTGTTGTTGTTAACCACTATCATTGGCCTCCTGAATATTAAACATTAAGATAATCTACTACATCTAATCCCCTAATGTTGGGTAATCACGTCGCCCCCACCACATTTTCCCGTCTCATAAATTCAACAATTACAATTATCTCTCGGTCCCAAACAAGTTAGAGTCAACTATATGAATTCACACTAATCATGTTTCACCATTTAAGCTCTAACTCACGTTCCAATGATATATGCATCATGAATTGACAAGTTTTACGCGAATTGTCAACCTATCGCAATATCTTCGTGTATCAAACTTTAATACTGACAATATAAGCAAGCTCATACACGCGAGTACCTGTCACATCAACTCGAGAAAAGAAATACCTAAAACTTTCTTGTGCACGCAACAAGTTCAAAATAACATTATTATCAGGCAGAAAGCAGAAGCTTATCTACCATTGGCTGAGATTAGCTAAGTCAATTAAGTCCACTACAGATTCCCATCTTACAATTTGTTCAGTACCTGAGAAGGATAGATTCCTACTCTTTGGCTCcattcttgaaaaagaaaagttctTAAAGGAAGAAGAGACATCACACGTTGAATTCAGTAACACACAAAATAAGCTTAGTGAACTGAACTAATATATACAGATTCATACTAGTGAACTGAACTAATATATACAGATTCATACTTTGTACATGAAACCACTTACATTCATCATTATTTTTGTTCTTGATCTAGGCTTGTTTATGTTTAAACTCAGCATAGTGAttctaaaacaaaaaagatcatcattcaaaaataaaacttatacaTGGATCAAAGAGAACTTATACTGTCTATTGGGTTCATGATGCCCAACTTTCTTGATTCTTTGTGGAGAGGCGTTTGAGGAATTCGTAAGTAGTTATCATTGTAGTTGCAGACATTGACATTGAAGCCCATCTAGGACCTAATCCTCTGTAACAAGCCATCCACCCGCCTTCCCTTACTAAATTCCTAACCGTTTGAGCTACCGTTGGCCCTCCTCTTCGACCATTTTCATCGCCATCCAGGACTTGTAATCTTGTCTTAATTGTGTCTAATGGTGTTGTAATCAGAGCTGAAATTCCGCCAGCCATGGCAGCGCTCACTCCCTGAACCATCATAACAGTCTTCGAATCGGGCCTCAAAGTACAGTTATCACCATTCTTGCTTAAGTAACATCCATATCCACTCCAAACAAGCCGTTGAGTAACGGAATAAGATGCCCACCAAAGCGCATTGGATGGTGCGTATGTCAAAATTGAAAACCCGAACCCTCTGTAGAGTCCTTTAGGTCCATCTGTTTGAAGGATTCTCCGAAAAGCATCAATTCCATTGACATATTTACACGAACCATGAGTCCCTTGCACCATGAGCCGCTGGCTCACCACATCGACTGGTGTCCACACCAATTGTGCGGCCACGGCTGCGCTCAGCCCAGCTGCAGCGCCGGCTATGGCCGCAGCAGTAGGCTCGGGGACCCCGAGCCTAACCGTGGCCGTACCGACGTTACTCTTTGTAACCTCGAGTGCAGTCATGTAAAGTGCCCTAGCAGGGATTGTACCCATCAATGAAGTCCCAAACCCACGATACAACCCGCGAATTCCTTCGTGATTAACGACGGAGAAGGCAGTTTTGAAGCAGGAAAGGTGAGCTTGCGCTACTTGTTGGCGAGTTTTTAACACCACAACAGGATAAAGTGCAGTTGAAACACCGGAAAATAAGGCGGCGCCGAGGAAGAAAAACTTGGATTTGTCCAGCATTTTCCAGTCTATATCAGCTGGTAACTGAATTTGCTGACCCGATTCCTCCTCCGCTGCACCTAAACTCATTTTCGATTCGGTCTCAATTTTATCAATCCTTTTTTCCTCCTGCACTCTGTCTCACTCAAGTTCAGAAGTGT
Coding sequences within it:
- the LOC132055317 gene encoding uncharacterized protein LOC132055317; translation: MSLGAAEEESGQQIQLPADIDWKMLDKSKFFFLGAALFSGVSTALYPVVVLKTRQQVAQAHLSCFKTAFSVVNHEGIRGLYRGFGTSLMGTIPARALYMTALEVTKSNVGTATVRLGVPEPTAAAIAGAAAGLSAAVAAQLVWTPVDVVSQRLMVQGTHGSCKYVNGIDAFRRILQTDGPKGLYRGFGFSILTYAPSNALWWASYSVTQRLVWSGYGCYLSKNGDNCTLRPDSKTVMMVQGVSAAMAGGISALITTPLDTIKTRLQVLDGDENGRRGGPTVAQTVRNLVREGGWMACYRGLGPRWASMSMSATTMITTYEFLKRLSTKNQESWAS